From the genome of Yersinia enterocolitica, one region includes:
- a CDS encoding diguanylate phosphodiesterase encodes MDSRLNIAVDCTFICEPVYWQNGKLFAVELLSRFTTASFKSPIYTERFLHQLNAQMKAKLLFDQLCAVKSQQKWFIDQQIILSINIDFDMAQTVLYDEDVISLLAMMPFIRLEIMESFPNLSDGPKNTLLSKLAERYSLWLDDFGSGNAHLAAVASGFFECVKIDKHFYWQWGGSATFDNLLTRLREHCQCVIVEGVETHQQLTQLSDLGVDAMQGYLFSSFPLIEVEKLSLE; translated from the coding sequence GTGGATAGCAGGCTAAACATTGCAGTTGATTGCACTTTTATCTGTGAACCAGTTTACTGGCAGAATGGTAAGTTATTTGCTGTGGAGTTATTGAGTCGGTTCACAACGGCCTCTTTTAAATCGCCTATTTATACTGAGCGCTTCCTTCATCAACTTAATGCTCAAATGAAGGCTAAGCTGCTGTTTGACCAATTATGTGCGGTAAAATCACAGCAGAAATGGTTTATTGACCAACAAATAATACTCTCAATTAATATAGATTTTGATATGGCTCAGACGGTGCTGTATGACGAAGATGTCATATCATTGTTAGCTATGATGCCCTTTATCCGGCTAGAAATAATGGAGAGTTTTCCCAATCTCAGCGATGGGCCGAAGAACACACTATTAAGTAAGCTGGCTGAACGATATTCATTATGGTTGGACGATTTTGGTAGCGGTAATGCTCACCTGGCGGCCGTTGCCAGTGGGTTCTTTGAATGTGTCAAAATTGATAAGCACTTTTACTGGCAATGGGGGGGAAGTGCCACGTTCGATAACCTGCTGACACGACTTCGTGAGCACTGCCAGTGCGTGATAGTTGAGGGGGTAGAAACTCATCAACAGCTTACTCAGTTATCTGATCTCGGGGTGGATGCCATGCAAGGTTATCTATTTAGTTCATTTCCGTTGATTGAGGTGGAGAAGTTGTCGCTCGAATAA
- a CDS encoding chpB toxin of the ChpB-ChpS toxin-antitoxin system, giving the protein MRRSKNEVGRWRMLRQNQRRRNRWLEGQSRRYRHIYCVRQLHEHQHRRALLFTVAYEW; this is encoded by the coding sequence ATGAGACGGAGTAAGAATGAGGTGGGCCGTTGGCGTATGCTGCGGCAAAATCAGCGCCGAAGAAATCGCTGGCTTGAAGGTCAATCACGGCGCTATCGCCATATCTATTGTGTCAGGCAGCTCCACGAGCATCAGCATCGTCGGGCGCTATTGTTCACTGTAGCTTATGAATGGTAG
- the cls gene encoding cardiolipin synthase, with translation MTTFYTVISWLSVFGYWLLIAGVTLRILMKRRAVPSAMAWLLVIYILPLVGIIAYLSFGELHLGKRRAERAKAMWPSTARWLSELKDCQHIFATSNSEVATPLFQLCERRQGISGVKGNQLQLLTTTDDTLKALVRDIELARHNIEMVFYIWQPGGLVDQVAESLMAAARRGVHCRLMLDSAGSQQFFRTPYPAMMRNAGIEVVEALKVNVFRVFLRRMDLRQHRKIVLIDNYVAYTGSMNMVDPRFFKQDAGVGQWIDMMARMEGPVATTIGIVYACDWEIETGKRILPPPPDTNIMPFEEESGHTIQVIASGPGFPEEMIHQALLMAVYAAREQLIMTTPYFVPSDDLLHAICTAAQRGVDVSIIVPRDNDSMMVRWASRAFFSELLEAGVKVYQFEGGLLHSKSVLVDGQLSLVGTVNLDMRSLWLNFEITLVIDDDGFGADLAQVQDDYIARSVLLDGELWNKRPLWHRVTERLFYFFSPLL, from the coding sequence ATGACAACATTTTATACCGTAATCAGTTGGCTCTCGGTTTTTGGCTATTGGTTGCTTATTGCCGGGGTAACATTGCGTATTCTGATGAAACGCAGAGCCGTTCCTTCGGCTATGGCATGGCTGCTGGTTATTTATATTCTGCCGTTAGTTGGGATAATTGCGTATCTCTCATTTGGTGAACTTCATCTCGGCAAGCGCCGTGCTGAGCGAGCAAAAGCGATGTGGCCATCCACTGCTCGCTGGTTAAGTGAACTGAAAGACTGCCAACACATTTTTGCCACTTCAAATAGCGAAGTCGCTACCCCATTATTCCAATTATGTGAACGCCGCCAAGGCATCAGCGGCGTTAAAGGTAATCAATTACAGTTATTGACCACCACCGATGACACATTAAAAGCACTGGTACGTGACATTGAACTGGCCCGTCACAATATCGAGATGGTGTTCTATATCTGGCAGCCTGGTGGCTTGGTTGATCAAGTTGCCGAATCGTTAATGGCGGCAGCGCGCCGAGGTGTTCATTGCCGATTGATGCTGGACTCCGCCGGTAGCCAACAATTCTTTCGCACCCCCTATCCGGCGATGATGCGCAATGCTGGGATTGAGGTGGTCGAAGCACTCAAAGTCAATGTGTTCCGGGTCTTTCTGCGCCGAATGGATTTGCGTCAACACCGTAAAATTGTGTTGATTGATAATTATGTTGCTTACACCGGTAGCATGAATATGGTTGATCCTCGGTTTTTCAAGCAAGATGCCGGCGTAGGTCAATGGATCGATATGATGGCACGGATGGAAGGCCCGGTGGCCACCACCATAGGTATCGTATATGCCTGCGACTGGGAGATTGAAACCGGCAAACGTATTCTACCCCCGCCGCCTGATACTAATATCATGCCGTTTGAAGAAGAGAGCGGTCATACCATTCAGGTTATTGCCTCTGGCCCTGGATTCCCTGAGGAAATGATTCATCAGGCATTATTAATGGCGGTGTATGCAGCCCGTGAGCAGTTAATCATGACGACGCCATATTTCGTACCTAGCGATGACCTGCTGCATGCCATCTGTACCGCAGCACAACGTGGTGTTGATGTCAGCATTATTGTTCCTCGAGACAACGACTCGATGATGGTCCGTTGGGCTAGCCGGGCATTCTTCTCAGAATTGTTGGAAGCGGGCGTTAAAGTTTATCAGTTTGAAGGTGGCCTATTGCACAGCAAAAGTGTGCTGGTCGACGGTCAACTAAGTTTGGTTGGTACGGTCAATCTGGATATGCGCAGCTTATGGTTGAACTTTGAAATCACGCTGGTCATTGATGATGATGGTTTTGGTGCAGATTTGGCGCAAGTTCAGGACGACTACATTGCCCGCTCGGTACTGTTAGATGGTGAATTGTGGAATAAACGCCCTCTCTGGCATCGCGTTACTGAACGATTATTCTACTTTTTCAGCCCGTTACTGTAA
- a CDS encoding dsDNA-mimic protein (highly acidic protein; the structure of the Haemophilus influenzae protein shows similarity to uracil DNA glycosylase inhibitor (Ugi); binds heat-unstable protein (HU-alpha) which is a histone-like protein) — translation MDLNNRLTEDETLEQAYDIFLELAGDNLDPADILLFNLQFEERGGAELFDPAEDWQEHVDFDLNPDFFAEVVIGLADSDGEEINDVFARVLLCREKDHKLCHILWKE, via the coding sequence ATGGATCTCAATAACCGCCTGACTGAAGATGAAACACTGGAACAGGCTTACGATATCTTTCTGGAGCTGGCGGGGGACAATCTCGATCCGGCAGATATTTTATTGTTTAACCTTCAGTTTGAAGAGCGTGGCGGTGCGGAGTTATTTGATCCAGCCGAAGATTGGCAAGAACATGTCGATTTTGATTTAAACCCTGATTTTTTCGCCGAAGTTGTTATCGGCCTTGCTGATAGTGATGGTGAAGAGATTAATGATGTATTTGCGCGAGTTCTTCTGTGCCGCGAAAAAGACCATAAACTTTGCCATATTTTGTGGAAAGAGTGA
- a CDS encoding ABC transporter ATP-binding protein (with OppABCD is involved in the transport of oligopeptides; OppF and OppD are ATP-binding proteins), whose protein sequence is MNAMTEKKVLLEVADLKVHFDIQDGKQWFWQPSKTLKAVDGVTLRLYEGETLGVVGESGCGKSTFARAIIGLVKATSGSVSWLGKDLLSLSNAQWRATRSDIQMIFQDPLASLNPRMTIGEIIAEPLRTYHPKMSRQEIKDKVKAMMLKVGLLPNLINRYPHEFSGGQCQRIGIARALILEPKLVICDEPVSALDVSIQAQVVNLLQQLQREMGLSLIFIAHDLAVVKHISDRVLVMYLGHAVELGTYDEVYHNPQHPYTKALMSAVPIPDPDKERAKVIQLLEGELPSPINPPSGCVFRTRCPIAGPECAKTRPLLEGSFRHAVSCLKVDPL, encoded by the coding sequence ATGAATGCCATGACTGAGAAGAAAGTATTGCTAGAAGTGGCTGATCTAAAAGTCCATTTTGATATTCAGGATGGCAAACAATGGTTCTGGCAGCCATCAAAAACACTAAAAGCTGTTGATGGTGTAACATTGCGCTTGTATGAAGGCGAAACCTTAGGTGTGGTTGGCGAATCTGGCTGTGGCAAATCAACATTCGCCCGTGCCATTATTGGTTTGGTGAAAGCGACCAGTGGCAGTGTTTCATGGTTAGGTAAAGATTTGCTTAGCCTGAGTAATGCACAATGGCGCGCGACCCGTAGTGATATTCAGATGATATTCCAGGATCCACTGGCTTCACTAAACCCGCGTATGACCATCGGTGAAATCATCGCTGAGCCGCTGCGAACTTATCATCCCAAAATGTCGCGTCAAGAAATTAAAGATAAAGTTAAAGCAATGATGCTTAAGGTCGGCTTGTTGCCTAACTTGATCAACCGATATCCCCATGAATTTTCGGGGGGGCAGTGTCAACGTATTGGTATTGCTCGTGCATTGATTCTTGAACCGAAGCTGGTTATCTGTGATGAACCGGTCTCCGCGCTTGATGTGTCAATTCAGGCGCAAGTGGTGAACCTGTTACAGCAATTACAGCGCGAAATGGGCTTGTCACTAATATTCATCGCCCATGATTTAGCGGTGGTGAAGCATATTTCTGATCGGGTTCTGGTGATGTATTTAGGCCACGCAGTGGAGCTGGGGACCTACGATGAGGTTTATCATAATCCACAGCATCCCTATACCAAGGCGCTCATGTCGGCGGTACCTATCCCTGATCCTGACAAAGAAAGGGCGAAAGTGATTCAGCTACTGGAGGGGGAACTGCCTTCACCGATTAATCCGCCATCAGGCTGTGTATTTCGCACTCGTTGTCCGATTGCCGGGCCGGAGTGTGCGAAAACCCGCCCACTGTTAGAGGGTAGCTTCCGCCACGCGGTATCTTGTCTGAAAGTCGATCCGCTATAA
- the oppD gene encoding ABC transporter ATP-binding protein — protein sequence MTTIDNRSAVQQSALLEQNRQLEQNILLDVKDLTVTFGTPDGDVTAVNALNFDLRAGETLGIVGESGSGKSQTAFALMGLLASNGRIGGSAKFNGREILNLPEKQLNRLRAEEISMIFQDPMTSLNPYMRVGEQLMEVLQLHKKMSKSEAFEESIRMLDAVKMPEARKRMRMYPHEFSGGMRQRVMIAMALLCRPKLLIADEPTTALDVTVQAQIMTLLNELKHEFNTAIIMITHDLGVVAGICNKVLVMYAGRTMEYGQARDVFYHPSHPYSIGLLNAVPRLDAEGESLMTIPGNPPNLLRLPKGCPFQPRCQYAMDRCGVAPPLEHFGDGRLRACYKPVGELV from the coding sequence ATGACGACTATTGATAATCGGTCTGCTGTTCAGCAATCGGCATTGTTGGAACAAAATAGACAGTTGGAACAAAATATCCTGCTGGATGTAAAAGATTTAACCGTGACTTTTGGTACGCCAGATGGTGATGTAACGGCAGTTAACGCCCTTAATTTTGATCTGCGTGCGGGTGAAACATTAGGCATTGTAGGTGAGTCTGGCTCAGGGAAATCGCAAACAGCTTTTGCTTTGATGGGGTTGCTGGCCAGTAATGGCCGGATAGGGGGGTCTGCAAAGTTTAATGGCCGCGAAATCTTAAATCTGCCGGAAAAACAGTTAAACCGTTTGCGGGCTGAGGAAATCTCGATGATATTCCAAGACCCAATGACCTCGTTGAATCCTTATATGCGTGTTGGTGAGCAGCTAATGGAAGTGCTGCAACTGCATAAAAAGATGAGTAAAAGCGAAGCATTTGAAGAGTCAATTCGTATGCTTGATGCGGTAAAAATGCCAGAAGCACGTAAGCGCATGCGCATGTATCCCCATGAGTTCTCTGGTGGTATGCGTCAGCGGGTAATGATTGCAATGGCGCTGTTGTGCCGCCCTAAATTATTGATTGCCGATGAGCCAACAACGGCACTTGATGTCACCGTTCAAGCACAAATCATGACGTTGCTGAATGAGCTAAAGCATGAATTCAATACCGCGATTATCATGATCACCCATGACCTTGGCGTCGTTGCCGGAATCTGCAATAAAGTTCTGGTGATGTATGCAGGTCGAACGATGGAGTATGGTCAGGCCCGCGATGTGTTTTATCACCCAAGTCACCCTTATTCTATTGGTCTACTGAATGCGGTTCCTCGTCTTGATGCTGAAGGCGAATCTCTTATGACGATACCGGGTAATCCGCCGAATTTATTGCGCTTGCCGAAAGGTTGCCCATTCCAACCGCGTTGCCAATATGCCATGGATCGCTGTGGCGTGGCCCCGCCATTGGAGCATTTTGGTGATGGCCGTTTACGTGCCTGTTATAAGCCAGTAGGGGAACTAGTATGA
- a CDS encoding oligopeptide ABC transporter permease OppC, producing MMLSNKNSEALEVFSEKLEVEGRSLWQDARRRFVHNRAAITSLVILMLITLFVILAPMLAQFTYSDTDWGMMSAAPNIESGHYFGTDSSGRDLLVRVAIGGRISLMVGVAAALVAVVVGTLYGSLSGYLGGKVDSLMMRLLEILNSFPFMFFVILLVTFFGQNILLIFVAIGMVSWLDMARIVRGQTLSLKRKEFIEAALVGGVSTRNIVLRHIVPNVLGVVVVYASLLVPSMILFESFLSFLGLGTQEPLSSWGALLSDGANSMEVSPWLLMFPAGFLVVTLFCFNFIGDGLRDALDPKDR from the coding sequence ATTATGTTGAGCAATAAAAATAGCGAAGCTCTGGAAGTTTTCAGTGAAAAACTGGAAGTTGAAGGGCGCAGCCTTTGGCAGGATGCCCGCCGTCGTTTTGTTCATAACCGCGCGGCGATCACCAGTTTGGTGATCCTAATGTTAATTACCCTATTTGTTATTTTGGCGCCGATGTTAGCGCAGTTTACTTATTCAGACACGGACTGGGGCATGATGTCAGCCGCCCCGAATATTGAGTCTGGGCACTACTTCGGTACTGACTCTTCTGGTCGGGATCTGTTGGTTCGTGTTGCTATTGGTGGTCGGATCTCATTGATGGTGGGGGTGGCTGCGGCGTTGGTTGCTGTGGTTGTCGGCACCTTGTATGGCTCTTTATCGGGCTATCTCGGCGGGAAAGTCGATTCACTGATGATGCGCCTGTTGGAGATTCTTAACTCATTCCCCTTCATGTTCTTCGTTATTCTGTTAGTGACCTTCTTTGGCCAGAATATTCTATTGATATTTGTGGCGATCGGTATGGTGTCCTGGCTGGATATGGCGCGTATTGTTCGTGGACAAACATTAAGTTTGAAACGGAAAGAGTTTATTGAGGCCGCATTGGTGGGCGGTGTTTCCACACGTAATATCGTATTGCGTCATATCGTTCCGAACGTGTTGGGTGTGGTGGTGGTGTACGCTTCTTTACTGGTTCCCAGTATGATTTTGTTTGAATCTTTCCTGAGTTTCCTCGGCTTAGGCACCCAAGAACCCTTGAGTAGTTGGGGCGCATTGCTAAGTGATGGCGCCAACTCCATGGAAGTGTCGCCATGGTTGCTGATGTTCCCTGCCGGTTTTCTGGTAGTGACCTTGTTCTGTTTCAACTTTATCGGCGATGGCTTGCGTGATGCCCTCGATCCGAAAGATCGCTGA
- a CDS encoding oligopeptide ABC transporter permease OppB, with protein sequence MLKFILRRCLEAIPTLFILITISFFMMRLAPGSPFTGERNLPPEVMANIEAKYHLNDPVYKQYFNYLGQLAHGDLGPSFKYKDYTVNDLVSASFPVSAKLGFAAFLLAVVLGVSAGVIAALNQNTKWDYTVMGFAMTGVVIPSFVVAPLLVLVFAIILKWLPGGGWNGGAPKFIILPMVALSLAYIASIARITRGSMIEVLHSNFIRTARAKGLPLRTIVLRHALKPALLPVLSYMGPAFVGIITGSMVIETIFGLPGIGQLFVNGALNRDYSLVLSLTILVGALTILFNAIVDVLYAVIDPKIRY encoded by the coding sequence ATGTTAAAATTTATTCTACGCCGCTGTCTGGAAGCGATTCCGACACTTTTTATTTTGATAACCATTTCATTTTTTATGATGCGTCTCGCCCCAGGAAGTCCGTTTACTGGCGAGCGTAATCTTCCTCCTGAAGTTATGGCCAATATTGAGGCAAAATATCACCTCAACGACCCGGTTTATAAACAGTATTTCAACTACTTGGGTCAACTTGCGCATGGCGATCTTGGGCCTTCGTTTAAATATAAAGATTACACTGTGAACGATCTGGTGTCTGCATCGTTTCCCGTCTCTGCGAAGCTTGGTTTTGCAGCATTTTTACTCGCAGTAGTATTAGGAGTTAGTGCTGGGGTCATTGCGGCACTGAATCAAAATACCAAATGGGATTATACGGTAATGGGCTTTGCCATGACTGGGGTGGTCATCCCGAGTTTTGTGGTCGCCCCCTTATTAGTGTTGGTTTTTGCCATTATATTGAAATGGTTACCGGGTGGTGGTTGGAATGGCGGAGCGCCGAAGTTTATCATTTTGCCGATGGTCGCGCTGTCGTTGGCTTATATCGCCAGCATTGCACGTATTACCCGTGGCTCAATGATTGAGGTTCTTCACTCTAACTTTATCCGTACGGCGCGAGCGAAGGGATTACCACTGCGGACCATCGTATTACGCCATGCATTAAAACCGGCGTTGTTGCCTGTTTTATCCTATATGGGACCTGCGTTTGTAGGGATTATCACCGGTTCGATGGTTATTGAGACCATCTTTGGTTTGCCGGGCATTGGTCAGTTGTTTGTCAACGGAGCGTTAAACCGCGATTACTCTTTGGTGCTGAGTTTGACCATTTTAGTCGGCGCTTTGACTATTTTATTCAATGCGATTGTTGACGTGCTGTATGCCGTTATCGATCCTAAAATCCGTTACTAG
- a CDS encoding oligopeptide ABC transporter substrate-binding protein OppA, giving the protein MTNITKKTFLAAGIAAAMGMMAVGTAFAANVPAGVQLAEKQVLVRNNGSEPQSLDPHKIEGVPESNISRDLLEGLVINDPNGKILPGVAESWDNKDFKVWTFHLRKDAKWSNGDPVTAHDFVYSWQRLADPKTVSPYASYVQYAHIANIDDIITGKKSPDTLGVKALDDHTLEVTLTEPVPYLDKLLAHPSMSPVNKTVVEKFGEKWTQPQNFVGNGAYKLKDWTVNERIVLERSPTYWDNAKTVINQVTYLPISSEVTDVNRYRSGEIDMTYNNMPIELFQKLKKEIPQEVHVDPYLCTYYYEINNQKAPFTDARVREALKLGMDRDIIVNKVKNQGDLPAYGFTPPYTSGAELTPPEWFGWTQEKRNEVAKKLLADAGYTQDKPLKFNLLYNTSDLHKKLAIAAASIWKKNLGVDVKLENQEWKTFLDTRHQGTFDVARAGWCADYNEPSSFLNMMLSDSSNNTVHYKSPAFDKLIQDTLKVKSEKERAGLYQQAEVLLDKDSAIVPLFYYVNARLVKPYVGGYTGKDPLDNMHVKDLYIIKH; this is encoded by the coding sequence ATGACCAACATCACAAAGAAAACTTTCCTGGCCGCAGGTATCGCTGCTGCTATGGGTATGATGGCTGTGGGAACTGCCTTTGCCGCCAATGTGCCGGCAGGTGTACAACTGGCCGAGAAACAGGTTTTAGTTCGCAATAATGGTTCCGAACCTCAGTCACTGGATCCGCATAAAATTGAAGGTGTGCCTGAATCCAATATTTCGCGCGATTTATTGGAAGGGTTGGTTATTAACGATCCAAACGGCAAGATTCTGCCTGGTGTCGCTGAAAGTTGGGATAACAAAGACTTTAAAGTTTGGACTTTCCATCTGCGTAAAGATGCTAAATGGTCAAATGGTGACCCTGTAACAGCACATGATTTCGTTTATAGCTGGCAACGTCTGGCGGACCCTAAAACAGTTTCTCCGTATGCGAGTTATGTACAATATGCCCATATCGCGAATATCGACGATATTATTACCGGCAAAAAATCACCTGATACCTTGGGTGTAAAAGCGTTAGATGACCATACTTTGGAAGTCACGTTGACCGAACCTGTTCCTTATTTAGATAAACTGTTAGCTCATCCATCCATGTCTCCAGTTAATAAAACTGTGGTTGAGAAGTTTGGTGAGAAGTGGACTCAGCCACAGAATTTTGTCGGTAATGGTGCCTATAAGTTAAAAGATTGGACCGTTAACGAACGTATTGTGTTAGAACGCAGCCCAACCTATTGGGATAATGCGAAAACAGTTATCAATCAGGTTACTTACCTGCCAATCTCTTCTGAAGTGACTGATGTTAACCGCTACCGCAGCGGCGAGATCGACATGACCTATAACAACATGCCGATTGAATTATTCCAGAAACTTAAAAAAGAGATCCCACAAGAAGTTCATGTTGACCCGTATCTGTGCACCTATTATTACGAAATCAATAACCAAAAAGCGCCATTCACCGATGCACGTGTTCGTGAAGCACTGAAACTGGGTATGGATCGCGATATCATCGTGAACAAAGTGAAAAACCAAGGTGATTTACCTGCCTATGGCTTTACGCCTCCGTACACCAGCGGTGCAGAATTGACCCCACCAGAATGGTTTGGCTGGACCCAGGAAAAACGTAATGAAGTGGCTAAGAAGTTGCTGGCTGACGCTGGCTACACACAAGATAAACCACTGAAATTTAACCTGTTGTATAACACATCTGATCTACACAAAAAATTGGCTATTGCGGCAGCATCTATTTGGAAGAAAAATCTGGGTGTTGACGTTAAGCTGGAAAATCAGGAATGGAAAACCTTCCTTGATACCCGCCATCAAGGCACTTTCGATGTAGCGCGTGCTGGCTGGTGTGCTGACTATAACGAACCGTCGTCATTCCTGAACATGATGCTATCTGACAGCAGCAATAACACGGTGCATTATAAGAGCCCAGCCTTTGATAAGTTGATCCAAGATACGCTGAAAGTAAAATCTGAAAAAGAGCGTGCCGGTTTGTATCAACAAGCTGAGGTATTGCTGGATAAAGATTCTGCTATTGTGCCGTTGTTCTACTATGTGAATGCCCGCTTAGTGAAACCTTATGTCGGTGGATATACCGGTAAAGACCCACTGGATAATATGCACGTAAAAGATCTTTATATTATCAAGCACTAA